The following coding sequences are from one Halictus rubicundus isolate RS-2024b chromosome 11, iyHalRubi1_principal, whole genome shotgun sequence window:
- the Rhogap93b gene encoding myTH4 and RhoGAP_KIAA1688 domain-containing protein RhoGAP93B isoform X3, with amino-acid sequence MASDGRMEWVEIIEPRTQEHMYANLTTGECVWDPPPGVPVKKTDNNQWWELFDQNTSRFYYYNATSQKTVWHRPSDCDIIPLAKLQTLKQNTEPASSSGADNQKSTEPRKKESVSTQTQTPSVSRSTRFSHQESSNLSSSLQSGSANKTRISGVGVDLQTSPPSPSPSTRRHHHHHHHHHNNRHHRHHEVPTARRQHNHSQDSGRSSDSSVSHSRTSLESTGYRLLDSPHRHQHHRPAPQTAPNQAQSSPRQHSGTLEARGHKSGTLESVKNQKSVPLGEPPPLGLSLSTSTPLFKKKTFVDSQREGRAGNLELEKNKNGRESSRGSYGPEPSTSPYRDSLMESRLFRQEMPPYRPPEVQLSHSYKSQGEKYGSLVESSNRYHRDRDREIHHRERVNSLDKTNPSAFYPSSMHSRNMNKQDNTGSIGRRHHGCSVSLSEANVRDMYGAMLAERNEPTKSLVRGTGGLGGASKQRSLEVSERERERERDREKEFRRNTACNNSMDCVQQPLARSYSFVQQQKQQQKMQQMHQQQSRRRDRDDDSMHERYLISQSHEQPRQRLSSNTSSSNSSNSSSNSAVGEETEGLTEVDDSKKKRSNGNPSPPPSSFYRIPLSDADYLLPLQHYILQQAKLSVEEGDDSLDEEGGRGEEIGGRAEDDSDDQFADDEAASNQGDSSSQEYLEDHYADLGNYDTAGLATYYNTADTLTRPQVRPPSPPITAAQTDPRDIVTTTRQVTVPTCTITTLPTIGTGVDNLDTEEARRNDSAGGGDIEKYAQDNLNLNCGRPKGLRLLFRKKFSVRDILSWSKDPIPQPMLVVVDGEKLLKREACNLFRLVQVYMGDRKTNVGMTLDSVAMDIVNTAFSKPPLRDELYVQICRQTTENPRKESLRRGWELMAVCLAFVPPSATFEPYLEGYMNRHRDPNFQFPEVAKWPIHVQVSHYATVACRRLQRIGAHGKRQPRKATIEDIDQARIQIFRASMFGATLSEVMALQRDRYPNRELPWIQTTLTRQVLARGGILTEGIFRVSADADEVSALKACLDRFEDGTILAASQDAHAPASLLKLWVRELYEPLIPDSFYAECVSMRHDDAEVSAANVAALVDRLPDLNRRVLCHLIRFLQIFARPDVVARTKMDANNLAMVMAPNILRCTSQDPRVILENARKEMAFVRTLIESLETAWVDDLH; translated from the exons ATGGCATCGGACGG TAGAATGGAATGGGTGGAAATCATAGAGCCCCGCACCCAGGAGCATATGTACGCCAATCTGACCACCGGAGAGTGCGTGTGGGACCCTCCGCCTGGTGTGCCAGT GAAAAAGACAGACAACAACCAATGGTGGGAACTGTTCGATCAGAATACTTCACGGTTTTACTACTACAACGCAACCTCACAGAAAACTGTCTGGCACCGTCCGAGTGATTGTGACATCATACCGTTAGCAAAGCTCCAG ACGTTGAAACAGAACACAGAGCCGGCAAGCAGCAGTGGAGCTGATAACCAGAAGTCAACCGAgccaagaaagaaagaatctgTATCCACCCAGACACAAACCCCTTCGGTTAGCAGATCGACGAGGTTCAGTCACCAAGAAAGTTCCAATTTGTCTTCTTCGTTG CAAAGTGGCAGCGCGAATAAAACGCGGATATCCGGCGTCGGTGTGGACCTGCAGACGTCTCCGCCGTCTCCGTCGCCGTCAACGAGGCGtcatcatcatcaccatcaccaccaccacaaCAACAGGCACCACAGGCACCATGAAGTGCCCACGGCTCGTCGCCAACACAATCACTCGCAGGATTCCGGCCGTTCCAGCGACAGTTCGGTCTCTCACAGTCGAACGTCCTTGGAATCGACAGGCTACCGGCTCTTGGACTCTCCTCATCGTCATCAGCACCATCGTCCTGCCCCGCAGACCGCACCCAATCAAGCACAATCCTCGCCTAGACAGCACAGCGGTACTCTGGAAGCCAGGGGCCACAAGAGTGGAACTCTGGAGAGCGTGAAGAACCAGAAGTCCGTGCCACTGGGCGAGCCACCGCCATTAGGTTTATCGCTTTCCACTAGCACCCCTCTGTTCAAGAAAAAGACGTTCGTTGACTCGCAACGCGAGGGTAGGGCAGGGAACTTAGAATTGgaaaagaataaaaatg GTAGAGAAAGTAGTAGAGGCTCTTACGGTCCTGAGCCGAGCACCTCACCATATCGCGACTCGTTGATGGAGTCTAGACTATTTAGGCAGGAGATGCCTCCATACCGTCCGCCAGAAGTTCAATTGAGTCATAGTTATAAATCACAGGGTGAGAAGTATGGCTCCCTGGTGGAAAGTAGTAATCGTTATCATAGAGATAGGGACAGAGAGATTCACCATAGAGAGAGAGTAAATAGTTTGGACAAGACGAACCCTTCAGCCTTTTATCCAAGTTCCATGCATTCGCGTAATATGAATAAGCAAGATAATACTGGTAGTATAGGAAGAAGGCACCACGGGTGCTCGGTGTCGCTCTCCGAGGCGAATGTCAGGGACATGTACGGCGCCATGCTGGCGGAGAGGAACGAGCCCACGAAGAGCCTTGTCAGGGGTACTGGTGGCCTCGGCGGTGCCTCCAAGCAGAGAAGCCTCGAGGTCTCCGAGAGAGAACGGGAACGGGAGcgcgacagagagaaagagttcAGAAGAAACACGGCGTGCAATAATTCCATGGATT GTGTGCAGCAGCCTCTGGCCCGAAGTTACAGCTTTGTACAGCAGCAAAAGCAGCAGCAGAAGATGCAGCAGATGCACCAGCAGCAATCTCGTAGGAGAGATCGCGACGACGACTCGATGCACGAGCGTTACCTGATCAGCCAGAGCCACGAGCAGCCCAGGCAGAGGCTCAGCAGCAACACTAGCAGTAGCAATAGCAGTAACAGTAGTAGCAACAGCGCCGTAGGCGAAGAGACCGAGGGTCTGACGGAAGTGGACGACAGCAAGAAGAAGAGGAGCAACGGTAACCCGAGTCCGCCTCCGTCTTCGTTCTACAGGATCCCGTTGTCCGACGCAGATTACTTGTTGCCGCTTCAGCATTATATTCTTCAACAAGCGAAACTCTCAG TAGAGGAAGGTGACGATTCCTTGGACGAAGAGGGCGGGAGGGGCGAGGAAATTGGCGGCAGGGCTGAAGACGATTCTGACGACCAGTTCGCGGATGACGAGGCTGCTAGCAATCAGGGCGATTCTTCCAGCCAGGAGTACCTTGAGGATCATTACGCAG ATTTAGGCAACTACGACACGGCAGGCTTAGCAACCTACTACAATACAGCGGACACGCTGACAAGGCCGCAGGTGCGGCCCCCATCTCCGCCAATCACCGCAGCACAAACCGATCCGAGGGACATCGTGACGACCACTCGCCAGGTGACCGTTCCCACCTGCACCATAACCACCCTGCCGACCATCGGGACCGGTGTGGACAATCTGGACACGGAGGAGGCGAGGAGGAACGATAGCGCCGGTGGCGGCGACATCGAGAAGTACGCGCAGGACAATTTGAACCTGAATTGCGGCCGGCCGAAGGGTCTGAGACTGTTGTTTCGAAAGAAGTTCAGCGTGCGGGACATCCTCAGCTGGTCGAAGGACCCCATACCCCAGCCGATGCTCGTGGTGGTGGACGGTGAAAAGTTACTGAAGCGGGAGGCCTGCAACCTGTTCAGGCTGGTGCAAGTGTACATGGGTGATCGGAAGACGAACGTAGGCATGACCTTGGACAGTGTAGCGATGGACATTGTAAATACCGCGTTCTCGAAGCCGCCGTTGAGGGACGAGCTCTACGTACAGATCTGCAGACAGACCACCGAGAACCCGCGGAAAGAGAGTCTGCGCAGGGGCTGGGAGCTTATGGCAGTTTGTCTGGCATTTGTGCCGCCCAGCGCTACCTTCGAGCCCTATCTCGAGGGATATATGAACAGACACCGGGACCCGAACTTCCAGTTCCCGGAAGTGGCCAAGTGGCCGATCCACGTGCAGGTCAGCCACTATGCTACCGTTGCCTGTCGACGTCTACAGCGGATCGGCGCTCACGGGAAGCGGCAGCCCCGGAAGGCCACCATCGAGGACATCGACCAGGCCAGG ATTCAGATCTTCAGGGCGTCGATGTTCGGTGCGACGTTGTCGGAGGTGATGGCGCTGCAGAGAGATAGATACCCTAACCGAGAGTTACCGTGGATACAAACCACCCTGACACGGCAGGTTTTGGCCCGTGGCGGGATTCTGACCGAGGGCATTTTCAGGGTGTCCGCTGATGCGGACGAGGTCAGTGCTTTGAAGGCTTGTCTAGACAGGTTCGAGGACGGCACGATCCTCGCAGCTTCTCAGGATGCGCACGCACCAGCCTCACTATTAAAATTGTGGGTTCGTGAGCTGTACGAACCGCTGATACCCGACTCGTTCTATGCCGAGTGCGTGTCGATGAGACACGACGACGCCGAGGTCTCGGCGGCGAACGTTGCTGCGTTGGTGGACCGATTGCCTGACCTGAATCGTCGGGTTCTGTGTCATTTGATACGGTTTCTACAG ATTTTCGCGAGACCGGATGTGGTGGCCCGCACCAAGATGGACGCCAACAACCTGGCTATGGTGATGGCGCCGAACATACTGCGCTGCACCTCGCAGGATCCCCGCGTGATCCTGGAGAACGCACGGAAAGAGATGGCTTTTGTTCGTACTCTAATCGAGTCATTAGAAACCGCTTGGGTCGATGATCTTCACTGA
- the Rhogap93b gene encoding myTH4 and RhoGAP_KIAA1688 domain-containing protein RhoGAP93B isoform X2 yields the protein MEWVEIIEPRTQEHMYANLTTGECVWDPPPGVPVKKTDNNQWWELFDQNTSRFYYYNATSQKTVWHRPSDCDIIPLAKLQTLKQNTEPASSSGADNQKSTEPRKKESVSTQTQTPSVSRSTRFSHQESSNLSSSLQSGSANKTRISGVGVDLQTSPPSPSPSTRRHHHHHHHHHNNRHHRHHEVPTARRQHNHSQDSGRSSDSSVSHSRTSLESTGYRLLDSPHRHQHHRPAPQTAPNQAQSSPRQHSGTLEARGHKSGTLESVKNQKSVPLGEPPPLGLSLSTSTPLFKKKTFVDSQREGRAGNLELEKNKNGRESSRGSYGPEPSTSPYRDSLMESRLFRQEMPPYRPPEVQLSHSYKSQGEKYGSLVESSNRYHRDRDREIHHRERVNSLDKTNPSAFYPSSMHSRNMNKQDNTGSIGRRHHGCSVSLSEANVRDMYGAMLAERNEPTKSLVRGTGGLGGASKQRSLEVSERERERERDREKEFRRNTACNNSMDCVQQPLARSYSFVQQQKQQQKMQQMHQQQSRRRDRDDDSMHERYLISQSHEQPRQRLSSNTSSSNSSNSSSNSAVGEETEGLTEVDDSKKKRSNGNPSPPPSSFYRIPLSDADYLLPLQHYILQQAKLSGCYKFGDPLLVEEGDDSLDEEGGRGEEIGGRAEDDSDDQFADDEAASNQGDSSSQEYLEDHYADLGNYDTAGLATYYNTADTLTRPQVRPPSPPITAAQTDPRDIVTTTRQVTVPTCTITTLPTIGTGVDNLDTEEARRNDSAGGGDIEKYAQDNLNLNCGRPKGLRLLFRKKFSVRDILSWSKDPIPQPMLVVVDGEKLLKREACNLFRLVQVYMGDRKTNVGMTLDSVAMDIVNTAFSKPPLRDELYVQICRQTTENPRKESLRRGWELMAVCLAFVPPSATFEPYLEGYMNRHRDPNFQFPEVAKWPIHVQVSHYATVACRRLQRIGAHGKRQPRKATIEDIDQARIQIFRASMFGATLSEVMALQRDRYPNRELPWIQTTLTRQVLARGGILTEGIFRVSADADEVSALKACLDRFEDGTILAASQDAHAPASLLKLWVRELYEPLIPDSFYAECVSMRHDDAEVSAANVAALVDRLPDLNRRVLCHLIRFLQIFARPDVVARTKMDANNLAMVMAPNILRCTSQDPRVILENARKEMAFVRTLIESLETAWVDDLH from the exons ATGGAATGGGTGGAAATCATAGAGCCCCGCACCCAGGAGCATATGTACGCCAATCTGACCACCGGAGAGTGCGTGTGGGACCCTCCGCCTGGTGTGCCAGT GAAAAAGACAGACAACAACCAATGGTGGGAACTGTTCGATCAGAATACTTCACGGTTTTACTACTACAACGCAACCTCACAGAAAACTGTCTGGCACCGTCCGAGTGATTGTGACATCATACCGTTAGCAAAGCTCCAG ACGTTGAAACAGAACACAGAGCCGGCAAGCAGCAGTGGAGCTGATAACCAGAAGTCAACCGAgccaagaaagaaagaatctgTATCCACCCAGACACAAACCCCTTCGGTTAGCAGATCGACGAGGTTCAGTCACCAAGAAAGTTCCAATTTGTCTTCTTCGTTG CAAAGTGGCAGCGCGAATAAAACGCGGATATCCGGCGTCGGTGTGGACCTGCAGACGTCTCCGCCGTCTCCGTCGCCGTCAACGAGGCGtcatcatcatcaccatcaccaccaccacaaCAACAGGCACCACAGGCACCATGAAGTGCCCACGGCTCGTCGCCAACACAATCACTCGCAGGATTCCGGCCGTTCCAGCGACAGTTCGGTCTCTCACAGTCGAACGTCCTTGGAATCGACAGGCTACCGGCTCTTGGACTCTCCTCATCGTCATCAGCACCATCGTCCTGCCCCGCAGACCGCACCCAATCAAGCACAATCCTCGCCTAGACAGCACAGCGGTACTCTGGAAGCCAGGGGCCACAAGAGTGGAACTCTGGAGAGCGTGAAGAACCAGAAGTCCGTGCCACTGGGCGAGCCACCGCCATTAGGTTTATCGCTTTCCACTAGCACCCCTCTGTTCAAGAAAAAGACGTTCGTTGACTCGCAACGCGAGGGTAGGGCAGGGAACTTAGAATTGgaaaagaataaaaatg GTAGAGAAAGTAGTAGAGGCTCTTACGGTCCTGAGCCGAGCACCTCACCATATCGCGACTCGTTGATGGAGTCTAGACTATTTAGGCAGGAGATGCCTCCATACCGTCCGCCAGAAGTTCAATTGAGTCATAGTTATAAATCACAGGGTGAGAAGTATGGCTCCCTGGTGGAAAGTAGTAATCGTTATCATAGAGATAGGGACAGAGAGATTCACCATAGAGAGAGAGTAAATAGTTTGGACAAGACGAACCCTTCAGCCTTTTATCCAAGTTCCATGCATTCGCGTAATATGAATAAGCAAGATAATACTGGTAGTATAGGAAGAAGGCACCACGGGTGCTCGGTGTCGCTCTCCGAGGCGAATGTCAGGGACATGTACGGCGCCATGCTGGCGGAGAGGAACGAGCCCACGAAGAGCCTTGTCAGGGGTACTGGTGGCCTCGGCGGTGCCTCCAAGCAGAGAAGCCTCGAGGTCTCCGAGAGAGAACGGGAACGGGAGcgcgacagagagaaagagttcAGAAGAAACACGGCGTGCAATAATTCCATGGATT GTGTGCAGCAGCCTCTGGCCCGAAGTTACAGCTTTGTACAGCAGCAAAAGCAGCAGCAGAAGATGCAGCAGATGCACCAGCAGCAATCTCGTAGGAGAGATCGCGACGACGACTCGATGCACGAGCGTTACCTGATCAGCCAGAGCCACGAGCAGCCCAGGCAGAGGCTCAGCAGCAACACTAGCAGTAGCAATAGCAGTAACAGTAGTAGCAACAGCGCCGTAGGCGAAGAGACCGAGGGTCTGACGGAAGTGGACGACAGCAAGAAGAAGAGGAGCAACGGTAACCCGAGTCCGCCTCCGTCTTCGTTCTACAGGATCCCGTTGTCCGACGCAGATTACTTGTTGCCGCTTCAGCATTATATTCTTCAACAAGCGAAACTCTCAG GTTGTTATAAGTTCGGAGATCCTTTGTTAGTAGAGGAAGGTGACGATTCCTTGGACGAAGAGGGCGGGAGGGGCGAGGAAATTGGCGGCAGGGCTGAAGACGATTCTGACGACCAGTTCGCGGATGACGAGGCTGCTAGCAATCAGGGCGATTCTTCCAGCCAGGAGTACCTTGAGGATCATTACGCAG ATTTAGGCAACTACGACACGGCAGGCTTAGCAACCTACTACAATACAGCGGACACGCTGACAAGGCCGCAGGTGCGGCCCCCATCTCCGCCAATCACCGCAGCACAAACCGATCCGAGGGACATCGTGACGACCACTCGCCAGGTGACCGTTCCCACCTGCACCATAACCACCCTGCCGACCATCGGGACCGGTGTGGACAATCTGGACACGGAGGAGGCGAGGAGGAACGATAGCGCCGGTGGCGGCGACATCGAGAAGTACGCGCAGGACAATTTGAACCTGAATTGCGGCCGGCCGAAGGGTCTGAGACTGTTGTTTCGAAAGAAGTTCAGCGTGCGGGACATCCTCAGCTGGTCGAAGGACCCCATACCCCAGCCGATGCTCGTGGTGGTGGACGGTGAAAAGTTACTGAAGCGGGAGGCCTGCAACCTGTTCAGGCTGGTGCAAGTGTACATGGGTGATCGGAAGACGAACGTAGGCATGACCTTGGACAGTGTAGCGATGGACATTGTAAATACCGCGTTCTCGAAGCCGCCGTTGAGGGACGAGCTCTACGTACAGATCTGCAGACAGACCACCGAGAACCCGCGGAAAGAGAGTCTGCGCAGGGGCTGGGAGCTTATGGCAGTTTGTCTGGCATTTGTGCCGCCCAGCGCTACCTTCGAGCCCTATCTCGAGGGATATATGAACAGACACCGGGACCCGAACTTCCAGTTCCCGGAAGTGGCCAAGTGGCCGATCCACGTGCAGGTCAGCCACTATGCTACCGTTGCCTGTCGACGTCTACAGCGGATCGGCGCTCACGGGAAGCGGCAGCCCCGGAAGGCCACCATCGAGGACATCGACCAGGCCAGG ATTCAGATCTTCAGGGCGTCGATGTTCGGTGCGACGTTGTCGGAGGTGATGGCGCTGCAGAGAGATAGATACCCTAACCGAGAGTTACCGTGGATACAAACCACCCTGACACGGCAGGTTTTGGCCCGTGGCGGGATTCTGACCGAGGGCATTTTCAGGGTGTCCGCTGATGCGGACGAGGTCAGTGCTTTGAAGGCTTGTCTAGACAGGTTCGAGGACGGCACGATCCTCGCAGCTTCTCAGGATGCGCACGCACCAGCCTCACTATTAAAATTGTGGGTTCGTGAGCTGTACGAACCGCTGATACCCGACTCGTTCTATGCCGAGTGCGTGTCGATGAGACACGACGACGCCGAGGTCTCGGCGGCGAACGTTGCTGCGTTGGTGGACCGATTGCCTGACCTGAATCGTCGGGTTCTGTGTCATTTGATACGGTTTCTACAG ATTTTCGCGAGACCGGATGTGGTGGCCCGCACCAAGATGGACGCCAACAACCTGGCTATGGTGATGGCGCCGAACATACTGCGCTGCACCTCGCAGGATCCCCGCGTGATCCTGGAGAACGCACGGAAAGAGATGGCTTTTGTTCGTACTCTAATCGAGTCATTAGAAACCGCTTGGGTCGATGATCTTCACTGA
- the Rhogap93b gene encoding myTH4 and RhoGAP_KIAA1688 domain-containing protein RhoGAP93B isoform X1 — MASDGRMEWVEIIEPRTQEHMYANLTTGECVWDPPPGVPVKKTDNNQWWELFDQNTSRFYYYNATSQKTVWHRPSDCDIIPLAKLQTLKQNTEPASSSGADNQKSTEPRKKESVSTQTQTPSVSRSTRFSHQESSNLSSSLQSGSANKTRISGVGVDLQTSPPSPSPSTRRHHHHHHHHHNNRHHRHHEVPTARRQHNHSQDSGRSSDSSVSHSRTSLESTGYRLLDSPHRHQHHRPAPQTAPNQAQSSPRQHSGTLEARGHKSGTLESVKNQKSVPLGEPPPLGLSLSTSTPLFKKKTFVDSQREGRAGNLELEKNKNGRESSRGSYGPEPSTSPYRDSLMESRLFRQEMPPYRPPEVQLSHSYKSQGEKYGSLVESSNRYHRDRDREIHHRERVNSLDKTNPSAFYPSSMHSRNMNKQDNTGSIGRRHHGCSVSLSEANVRDMYGAMLAERNEPTKSLVRGTGGLGGASKQRSLEVSERERERERDREKEFRRNTACNNSMDCVQQPLARSYSFVQQQKQQQKMQQMHQQQSRRRDRDDDSMHERYLISQSHEQPRQRLSSNTSSSNSSNSSSNSAVGEETEGLTEVDDSKKKRSNGNPSPPPSSFYRIPLSDADYLLPLQHYILQQAKLSGCYKFGDPLLVEEGDDSLDEEGGRGEEIGGRAEDDSDDQFADDEAASNQGDSSSQEYLEDHYADLGNYDTAGLATYYNTADTLTRPQVRPPSPPITAAQTDPRDIVTTTRQVTVPTCTITTLPTIGTGVDNLDTEEARRNDSAGGGDIEKYAQDNLNLNCGRPKGLRLLFRKKFSVRDILSWSKDPIPQPMLVVVDGEKLLKREACNLFRLVQVYMGDRKTNVGMTLDSVAMDIVNTAFSKPPLRDELYVQICRQTTENPRKESLRRGWELMAVCLAFVPPSATFEPYLEGYMNRHRDPNFQFPEVAKWPIHVQVSHYATVACRRLQRIGAHGKRQPRKATIEDIDQARIQIFRASMFGATLSEVMALQRDRYPNRELPWIQTTLTRQVLARGGILTEGIFRVSADADEVSALKACLDRFEDGTILAASQDAHAPASLLKLWVRELYEPLIPDSFYAECVSMRHDDAEVSAANVAALVDRLPDLNRRVLCHLIRFLQIFARPDVVARTKMDANNLAMVMAPNILRCTSQDPRVILENARKEMAFVRTLIESLETAWVDDLH, encoded by the exons ATGGCATCGGACGG TAGAATGGAATGGGTGGAAATCATAGAGCCCCGCACCCAGGAGCATATGTACGCCAATCTGACCACCGGAGAGTGCGTGTGGGACCCTCCGCCTGGTGTGCCAGT GAAAAAGACAGACAACAACCAATGGTGGGAACTGTTCGATCAGAATACTTCACGGTTTTACTACTACAACGCAACCTCACAGAAAACTGTCTGGCACCGTCCGAGTGATTGTGACATCATACCGTTAGCAAAGCTCCAG ACGTTGAAACAGAACACAGAGCCGGCAAGCAGCAGTGGAGCTGATAACCAGAAGTCAACCGAgccaagaaagaaagaatctgTATCCACCCAGACACAAACCCCTTCGGTTAGCAGATCGACGAGGTTCAGTCACCAAGAAAGTTCCAATTTGTCTTCTTCGTTG CAAAGTGGCAGCGCGAATAAAACGCGGATATCCGGCGTCGGTGTGGACCTGCAGACGTCTCCGCCGTCTCCGTCGCCGTCAACGAGGCGtcatcatcatcaccatcaccaccaccacaaCAACAGGCACCACAGGCACCATGAAGTGCCCACGGCTCGTCGCCAACACAATCACTCGCAGGATTCCGGCCGTTCCAGCGACAGTTCGGTCTCTCACAGTCGAACGTCCTTGGAATCGACAGGCTACCGGCTCTTGGACTCTCCTCATCGTCATCAGCACCATCGTCCTGCCCCGCAGACCGCACCCAATCAAGCACAATCCTCGCCTAGACAGCACAGCGGTACTCTGGAAGCCAGGGGCCACAAGAGTGGAACTCTGGAGAGCGTGAAGAACCAGAAGTCCGTGCCACTGGGCGAGCCACCGCCATTAGGTTTATCGCTTTCCACTAGCACCCCTCTGTTCAAGAAAAAGACGTTCGTTGACTCGCAACGCGAGGGTAGGGCAGGGAACTTAGAATTGgaaaagaataaaaatg GTAGAGAAAGTAGTAGAGGCTCTTACGGTCCTGAGCCGAGCACCTCACCATATCGCGACTCGTTGATGGAGTCTAGACTATTTAGGCAGGAGATGCCTCCATACCGTCCGCCAGAAGTTCAATTGAGTCATAGTTATAAATCACAGGGTGAGAAGTATGGCTCCCTGGTGGAAAGTAGTAATCGTTATCATAGAGATAGGGACAGAGAGATTCACCATAGAGAGAGAGTAAATAGTTTGGACAAGACGAACCCTTCAGCCTTTTATCCAAGTTCCATGCATTCGCGTAATATGAATAAGCAAGATAATACTGGTAGTATAGGAAGAAGGCACCACGGGTGCTCGGTGTCGCTCTCCGAGGCGAATGTCAGGGACATGTACGGCGCCATGCTGGCGGAGAGGAACGAGCCCACGAAGAGCCTTGTCAGGGGTACTGGTGGCCTCGGCGGTGCCTCCAAGCAGAGAAGCCTCGAGGTCTCCGAGAGAGAACGGGAACGGGAGcgcgacagagagaaagagttcAGAAGAAACACGGCGTGCAATAATTCCATGGATT GTGTGCAGCAGCCTCTGGCCCGAAGTTACAGCTTTGTACAGCAGCAAAAGCAGCAGCAGAAGATGCAGCAGATGCACCAGCAGCAATCTCGTAGGAGAGATCGCGACGACGACTCGATGCACGAGCGTTACCTGATCAGCCAGAGCCACGAGCAGCCCAGGCAGAGGCTCAGCAGCAACACTAGCAGTAGCAATAGCAGTAACAGTAGTAGCAACAGCGCCGTAGGCGAAGAGACCGAGGGTCTGACGGAAGTGGACGACAGCAAGAAGAAGAGGAGCAACGGTAACCCGAGTCCGCCTCCGTCTTCGTTCTACAGGATCCCGTTGTCCGACGCAGATTACTTGTTGCCGCTTCAGCATTATATTCTTCAACAAGCGAAACTCTCAG GTTGTTATAAGTTCGGAGATCCTTTGTTAGTAGAGGAAGGTGACGATTCCTTGGACGAAGAGGGCGGGAGGGGCGAGGAAATTGGCGGCAGGGCTGAAGACGATTCTGACGACCAGTTCGCGGATGACGAGGCTGCTAGCAATCAGGGCGATTCTTCCAGCCAGGAGTACCTTGAGGATCATTACGCAG ATTTAGGCAACTACGACACGGCAGGCTTAGCAACCTACTACAATACAGCGGACACGCTGACAAGGCCGCAGGTGCGGCCCCCATCTCCGCCAATCACCGCAGCACAAACCGATCCGAGGGACATCGTGACGACCACTCGCCAGGTGACCGTTCCCACCTGCACCATAACCACCCTGCCGACCATCGGGACCGGTGTGGACAATCTGGACACGGAGGAGGCGAGGAGGAACGATAGCGCCGGTGGCGGCGACATCGAGAAGTACGCGCAGGACAATTTGAACCTGAATTGCGGCCGGCCGAAGGGTCTGAGACTGTTGTTTCGAAAGAAGTTCAGCGTGCGGGACATCCTCAGCTGGTCGAAGGACCCCATACCCCAGCCGATGCTCGTGGTGGTGGACGGTGAAAAGTTACTGAAGCGGGAGGCCTGCAACCTGTTCAGGCTGGTGCAAGTGTACATGGGTGATCGGAAGACGAACGTAGGCATGACCTTGGACAGTGTAGCGATGGACATTGTAAATACCGCGTTCTCGAAGCCGCCGTTGAGGGACGAGCTCTACGTACAGATCTGCAGACAGACCACCGAGAACCCGCGGAAAGAGAGTCTGCGCAGGGGCTGGGAGCTTATGGCAGTTTGTCTGGCATTTGTGCCGCCCAGCGCTACCTTCGAGCCCTATCTCGAGGGATATATGAACAGACACCGGGACCCGAACTTCCAGTTCCCGGAAGTGGCCAAGTGGCCGATCCACGTGCAGGTCAGCCACTATGCTACCGTTGCCTGTCGACGTCTACAGCGGATCGGCGCTCACGGGAAGCGGCAGCCCCGGAAGGCCACCATCGAGGACATCGACCAGGCCAGG ATTCAGATCTTCAGGGCGTCGATGTTCGGTGCGACGTTGTCGGAGGTGATGGCGCTGCAGAGAGATAGATACCCTAACCGAGAGTTACCGTGGATACAAACCACCCTGACACGGCAGGTTTTGGCCCGTGGCGGGATTCTGACCGAGGGCATTTTCAGGGTGTCCGCTGATGCGGACGAGGTCAGTGCTTTGAAGGCTTGTCTAGACAGGTTCGAGGACGGCACGATCCTCGCAGCTTCTCAGGATGCGCACGCACCAGCCTCACTATTAAAATTGTGGGTTCGTGAGCTGTACGAACCGCTGATACCCGACTCGTTCTATGCCGAGTGCGTGTCGATGAGACACGACGACGCCGAGGTCTCGGCGGCGAACGTTGCTGCGTTGGTGGACCGATTGCCTGACCTGAATCGTCGGGTTCTGTGTCATTTGATACGGTTTCTACAG ATTTTCGCGAGACCGGATGTGGTGGCCCGCACCAAGATGGACGCCAACAACCTGGCTATGGTGATGGCGCCGAACATACTGCGCTGCACCTCGCAGGATCCCCGCGTGATCCTGGAGAACGCACGGAAAGAGATGGCTTTTGTTCGTACTCTAATCGAGTCATTAGAAACCGCTTGGGTCGATGATCTTCACTGA